The Rhododendron vialii isolate Sample 1 chromosome 6a, ASM3025357v1 genome includes a window with the following:
- the LOC131329859 gene encoding uncharacterized protein LOC131329859 isoform X1 encodes MDEVITAADASSSLRSYSSDPSIGPWNLPLLCALLACALAQFLKPFTTWVKEKRWDSRRMVSSGGMPSSHSATVTALAAAVGFQEGTGGSAFAIAVVLACVVMYDASGVRLHAGRQAELLNQIVCELPPEHPVSSVKPLRDSLGHTPLQVVAGALLGCIVAFLMKSSS; translated from the exons GGTGATCACGGCCGCCGATGCATCGTCGAGCCTCCGATCATATTCATCGGATCCGTCGATTGGACCATGGAACCTCCCTCTCCTGTGCGCGTTGCTCGCCTGTGCTCTCGCTCAGTTTCTCAAGCCTTTCACCACCTG GGTCAAGGAGAAGAGATGGGATTCTAGAAGAATGGTTAGTTCGGGGGGAATGCCATCCTCACATTCAGCGACTGTCACAGCTCTTGCAGCAGCTGTTGGTTTTCAAGAAGGAACAGGAGGATCAGCCTTTGCCATTGCCGTTGTGTTGGCATGCGTT GTAATGTATGATGCATCCGGTGTTAGACTTCATGCTGGCCGGCAAGCTGAA TTGTTGAATCAAATTGTGTGTGAGCTGCCTCCTGAACATCCTGTATCTAGTGTTAAACCCCTGCGAGATTCACTGGGTCATACTCCACTTCAG GTGGTTGCCGGTGCTTTGCTCGGATGTATAGTAGCATTCCTCATGAAAAGCTCCAGTTAG
- the LOC131329859 gene encoding uncharacterized protein LOC131329859 isoform X2 produces the protein MHRRASDHIHRIRRLDHGTSLSCARCSPVLSLSFSSLSPPGSRRRDGILEEWLVRGECHPHIQRLSQLLQQLLVFKKEQEDQPLPLPLCWHALYVLLIQVMYDASGVRLHAGRQAELLNQIVCELPPEHPVSSVKPLRDSLGHTPLQVVAGALLGCIVAFLMKSSS, from the exons ATGCATCGTCGAGCCTCCGATCATATTCATCGGATCCGTCGATTGGACCATGGAACCTCCCTCTCCTGTGCGCGTTGCTCGCCTGTGCTCTCGCTCAGTTTCTCAAGCCTTTCACCACCTG GGTCAAGGAGAAGAGATGGGATTCTAGAAGAATGGTTAGTTCGGGGGGAATGCCATCCTCACATTCAGCGACTGTCACAGCTCTTGCAGCAGCTGTTGGTTTTCAAGAAGGAACAGGAGGATCAGCCTTTGCCATTGCCGTTGTGTTGGCATGCGTTGTACGTACTTTTAATCCAG GTAATGTATGATGCATCCGGTGTTAGACTTCATGCTGGCCGGCAAGCTGAA TTGTTGAATCAAATTGTGTGTGAGCTGCCTCCTGAACATCCTGTATCTAGTGTTAAACCCCTGCGAGATTCACTGGGTCATACTCCACTTCAG GTGGTTGCCGGTGCTTTGCTCGGATGTATAGTAGCATTCCTCATGAAAAGCTCCAGTTAG
- the LOC131329859 gene encoding uncharacterized protein LOC131329859 isoform X3: protein MEPPSPVRVARLCSRSVSQAFHHLMCRVKEKRWDSRRMVSSGGMPSSHSATVTALAAAVGFQEGTGGSAFAIAVVLACVVMYDASGVRLHAGRQAELLNQIVCELPPEHPVSSVKPLRDSLGHTPLQVVAGALLGCIVAFLMKSSS from the exons ATGGAACCTCCCTCTCCTGTGCGCGTTGCTCGCCTGTGCTCTCGCTCAGTTTCTCAAGCCTTTCACCACCTG ATGTGCAGGGTCAAGGAGAAGAGATGGGATTCTAGAAGAATGGTTAGTTCGGGGGGAATGCCATCCTCACATTCAGCGACTGTCACAGCTCTTGCAGCAGCTGTTGGTTTTCAAGAAGGAACAGGAGGATCAGCCTTTGCCATTGCCGTTGTGTTGGCATGCGTT GTAATGTATGATGCATCCGGTGTTAGACTTCATGCTGGCCGGCAAGCTGAA TTGTTGAATCAAATTGTGTGTGAGCTGCCTCCTGAACATCCTGTATCTAGTGTTAAACCCCTGCGAGATTCACTGGGTCATACTCCACTTCAG GTGGTTGCCGGTGCTTTGCTCGGATGTATAGTAGCATTCCTCATGAAAAGCTCCAGTTAG